From the genome of Nicotiana sylvestris chromosome 2, ASM39365v2, whole genome shotgun sequence, one region includes:
- the LOC104224959 gene encoding probable esterase KAI2 — protein MGIVEEAHNVKILGSGEQTVVLAHGFGTDQSVWKHLVPHLVDDYKIILFDNMGAGTTNPDYFDFERYSSLEGYAYDVIAILEDLKIPGCIYVGHSVSAMIGVTASIARPDLFTKLVTVSASPRYLNDSDYYGGFEQEDLDQLFEAMRSNYKAWCSGFAPLVVGGDMDSVAIQEFSRTLFNMRPDIALSVLQIIFLSDLRHLLAHVTVPCHIIQSMKDLAVPVVVSEYLHQHLGGESIVEVMSTEGHLPQLSSPDVVIPVLLRHIRHDIVV, from the exons ATGGGTATAGTCGAAGAAGCACACAACGTGAAGATCCTAGGATCAGGTGAGCAAACCGTAGTGTTAGCCCATGGGTTCGGAACAGACCAGTCGGTGTGGAAACACTTGGTTCCTCACTTGGTTGACGATTATAAGATCATATTGTTTGACAATATGGGTGCTGGAACAACTAATCCTGACTACTTTGACTTCGAGAGATATTCTAGTCTAGAAGGCTATGCTTATGATGTGATTGCGATTTTAGAGGACCTCAAAATTCCTGGTTGCATTTACGTCGGTCACTCTGTTTCTGCCATGATTGGCGTCACTGCTTCAATCGCTCGTCCTGatcttttcaccaaacttgtcaCTGTCTCTGCCTCTCCAAG GTATCTGAACGACTCGGACTACTATGGAGGATTTGAACAGGAAGATCTGGATCAATTGTTCGAAGCAATGAGATCAAATTACAAAGCATGGTGTTCAGGATTTGCACCCTTAGTTGTAGGAGGAGACATGGACTCCGTGGCAATTCAGGAATTCAGCAGGACATTGTTCAACATGAGACCGGACATAGCACTAAGTGTGTTACAAATCATATTCCTAAGTGATTTAAGGCATTTGTTGGCTCATGTAACTGTCCCATGTCACATAATTCAGAGCATGAAGGATCTGGCCGTGCCTGTGGTGGTGTCCGAGTACCTCCACCAGCACCTCGGTGGGGAGTCTATCGTGGAGGTGATGTCCACGGAAGGCCATCTGCCGCAACTCAGCTCACCGGATGTTGTTATTCCGGTGCTGCTTCGCCATATTCGTCATGATATTGTCGTTTAA